In Fluviicola taffensis DSM 16823, the following are encoded in one genomic region:
- a CDS encoding asparaginase: MKTTPQVLVIYTGGTIGMVNDPLTGSLTAFDFGDVYKHIPELARLNVQLTTHAFPHPIDSSEMNPAWWKEMAELVYNKYNEFDGFVILHGSDTMAFSASALSFMLQGLKKPVIFTGSQLPIGTIRTDGKENLVTAIEIAAAKNENGAPRIQEVAIYFEYSLYRGNRTSKVSASSFEAFRSPNLRPLAVAGVHIDYTGGTLESSKELELYTAFDASVALIKFFPGINWNIYESLFDTKKTKAIILETYGSGNAPSDAKFHELLSNYLQAGGIVLNITQCSTGRVEQGKYETSSFFEKNGVLSGFDLTTEAAVTKTMYALGKSAGNVELAKDILKKSVCGEVTV, encoded by the coding sequence ATGAAGACAACGCCACAAGTACTGGTTATTTATACTGGAGGAACCATCGGAATGGTCAATGATCCACTGACAGGTTCATTAACTGCTTTTGATTTTGGTGATGTCTACAAACACATTCCCGAATTGGCGCGTTTAAATGTGCAATTGACCACACATGCTTTTCCACATCCAATCGATTCTTCAGAAATGAATCCTGCGTGGTGGAAAGAAATGGCTGAATTGGTGTACAATAAATACAACGAGTTTGACGGGTTTGTCATTCTCCATGGTTCAGATACAATGGCATTTTCAGCTTCTGCCTTGAGTTTCATGTTGCAAGGATTAAAAAAACCAGTCATTTTCACAGGATCTCAATTACCCATTGGAACAATTCGCACAGATGGCAAAGAAAATTTAGTAACAGCAATTGAAATTGCTGCTGCTAAAAACGAAAACGGAGCTCCTCGCATTCAAGAAGTAGCTATTTATTTTGAATATTCCTTGTATCGCGGAAACCGCACATCTAAAGTGTCTGCTTCTTCTTTCGAAGCATTTCGTTCGCCCAATTTGCGTCCGTTAGCCGTTGCAGGAGTGCACATCGATTATACTGGAGGAACGTTAGAATCATCAAAAGAATTGGAATTGTATACTGCTTTCGATGCTTCCGTAGCTCTAATTAAATTTTTCCCAGGAATCAATTGGAACATTTACGAATCATTGTTCGACACCAAAAAAACCAAAGCAATAATACTAGAAACCTATGGTTCTGGTAATGCTCCTTCTGATGCTAAATTCCACGAGTTATTATCGAATTACTTGCAAGCAGGAGGAATCGTCCTAAATATCACGCAATGTTCTACAGGAAGAGTGGAACAGGGAAAATACGAAACAAGCTCATTCTTCGAGAAAAACGGAGTGCTTTCCGGCTTTGACTTAACAACCGAAGCAGCAGTGACCAAAACCATGTATGCTTTGGGAAAAAGTGCGGGGAATGTGGAATTGGCGAAGGATATTTTGAAGAAGTCGGTTTGCGGGGAAGTGACGGTGTAG
- a CDS encoding ATP-binding protein, which produces MKENSHLDKKSLSTILGKPSWRELAKDCVCFANGVGGKILIGIEDKNDAPAPTQKVDIELIEKINKNIPALTLNVGIVPQIVKHENGGEYIELTVLRSKQSIACTTDGKYYMRVSDECKPILPDQIERLAAEKNTFVWEEKEVKKYTLAQADKSKLNTFLTDIQTSERVSPFIKEKTHEEICEHYFLVNPDGYLTNLGVLWLGNRQQRALLHYPPSVQFIKFDENEQKVYKKVWDDFDLNPKEMLNSILNEVPEWNEFIEVSDGIFRKNIYNYPPEAIRELVANAFAHRNYTMQGDIFINLYRDRLEIHSPGLLPLGVTPANILIKSVQRNALLSKLFYDLKLMEKEGSGYDKVYELLLGNGKQIPEVIEGDDRVTVILKKQIVSNKVLKLMDKASKELQLRQKEVIALGLIAQKEGISAIDLSKELNITQPNGLQNWLGRLLELNVVLFKGKTKGTFYYVNPEFLRNADFIEKTNLKRIEPHRLKELIYEDLKNYPGSAISEINLRIGSEINSRTLKTKLDEMLVEEIIRKEGERKGTKYFLST; this is translated from the coding sequence ATGAAAGAAAATAGTCATTTAGATAAAAAGTCACTTTCCACTATACTTGGTAAACCAAGTTGGAGAGAATTAGCAAAAGACTGTGTGTGTTTTGCTAATGGTGTTGGTGGTAAAATACTAATTGGCATTGAAGACAAAAACGATGCACCTGCTCCAACTCAAAAAGTCGACATTGAATTAATTGAGAAAATCAATAAGAATATCCCTGCGCTTACCCTTAATGTAGGAATTGTTCCTCAAATTGTGAAACACGAAAATGGAGGAGAATACATTGAACTCACTGTTCTAAGAAGTAAACAATCTATTGCTTGTACCACAGATGGTAAATACTATATGCGTGTTTCGGATGAGTGCAAACCCATTTTACCCGATCAAATTGAGCGTTTAGCAGCAGAGAAAAACACCTTTGTTTGGGAAGAAAAAGAGGTGAAAAAATACACCCTTGCACAAGCTGATAAGTCAAAACTAAATACGTTTCTTACAGATATTCAAACCTCCGAACGCGTAAGCCCATTCATTAAGGAAAAAACACACGAAGAGATTTGCGAGCATTATTTTTTGGTGAACCCAGATGGCTACTTAACCAATTTGGGAGTGCTTTGGTTGGGTAATCGGCAACAACGTGCCTTGTTGCACTATCCACCTTCTGTGCAATTTATCAAATTCGATGAAAATGAACAGAAGGTATATAAAAAAGTATGGGATGATTTTGATCTGAATCCAAAAGAAATGTTGAACAGTATTTTGAATGAAGTTCCAGAGTGGAATGAGTTCATTGAAGTATCTGATGGCATATTCAGAAAAAACATTTACAATTATCCGCCTGAAGCAATTCGTGAGCTAGTAGCAAACGCTTTTGCGCATAGAAACTATACTATGCAAGGCGATATTTTTATCAATCTATATCGCGACCGTCTTGAAATTCATAGTCCAGGGTTGTTACCATTAGGCGTTACACCAGCCAATATTTTAATAAAGTCGGTTCAAAGAAATGCTCTACTATCCAAATTGTTCTATGATTTAAAACTCATGGAAAAAGAAGGAAGCGGATACGATAAAGTATATGAATTATTACTTGGTAACGGAAAACAAATTCCAGAAGTAATTGAAGGCGATGATCGTGTAACAGTGATTCTCAAAAAACAAATTGTAAGCAATAAAGTCTTGAAATTGATGGACAAAGCTTCCAAGGAATTGCAATTGCGCCAGAAAGAAGTAATTGCCTTAGGGTTGATTGCCCAAAAAGAAGGTATTTCTGCCATTGATCTTTCAAAAGAGTTGAACATTACTCAGCCAAATGGTTTGCAAAACTGGTTGGGACGTTTGTTAGAATTGAATGTAGTATTGTTCAAAGGAAAAACAAAAGGAACATTCTATTATGTGAATCCTGAATTCTTAAGAAATGCAGATTTTATTGAAAAAACGAATCTAAAACGCATAGAACCTCATCGTTTAAAAGAATTGATTTACGAGGACTTAAAAAATTATCCGGGTAGTGCAATTAGTGAGATAAACCTGCGTATTGGCTCCGAAATCAATAGTAGAACATTGAAGACAAAACTAGACGAAATGCTTGTTGAAGAGATAATTAGGAAAGAAGGTGAACGAAAAGGAACGAAGTATTTTTTATCGACATAA
- a CDS encoding type I restriction-modification system subunit M encodes MITGDLKSQIDQIWNTFWTGGITNTITIVEQLTYLIFIKDLDETEIRSELKSKHGFKYTPIFSIEQQPFRWKNLKEMDVNARHDVFTNTVDGVFPFIRSLGKDKSLFSVYMRGATFGISKPMVLDQVMEKLGNIDMSNQDTKGDIYEYLLSKLEGGGTAGQFRTPRHIIKLMVELMRPTLEDTICDPSCGSAGFLVGAKEYIDKHNSVTDIDRAAHHINTEMFNGMEFDATMLRIASMNLYLHGVEEPNIIDVDAVSKDNTISDAYTLVLANPPFKGTIDKDSISAGLKNVTDTSKTELLFLALMLRQLKSGGRCAVIVPDGVLFGSGKAHKSIREEIVANNKLEAVISMPSGVFKPYAGVSTAIMIFTKTETGGTDNVWFYDMQADGKSLDDKRNVLVSEEIFDAFAFGDVSETLTKERIATLHDKFNLPDIISRYPNRYRENRKRTEQSFMVPFSEIKTNEWNLSINRYKEIVYEEVKYDEPQVIINRIDSLENDRKYLMSNLTSLLK; translated from the coding sequence ATGATAACAGGGGATTTAAAATCACAAATTGATCAAATCTGGAATACTTTCTGGACAGGAGGTATTACCAATACGATTACAATTGTTGAGCAATTAACCTACCTCATCTTCATCAAAGATTTAGATGAAACAGAGATCCGTAGTGAATTGAAATCAAAACATGGATTCAAATACACACCAATATTTAGTATTGAACAACAACCATTTCGCTGGAAAAACTTAAAAGAGATGGACGTGAATGCAAGACACGATGTTTTTACCAATACCGTAGATGGTGTGTTTCCGTTTATTCGATCCCTTGGGAAAGACAAAAGCTTATTCTCTGTTTACATGCGTGGCGCAACATTCGGCATTTCAAAACCAATGGTACTCGATCAAGTGATGGAAAAGTTGGGAAACATTGACATGTCCAACCAAGACACCAAAGGAGATATTTACGAATACTTGCTTTCTAAATTAGAAGGTGGCGGTACAGCAGGGCAATTCCGCACACCGCGTCATATAATTAAATTGATGGTAGAACTGATGCGGCCAACCTTGGAAGACACCATTTGTGATCCATCTTGCGGTTCTGCAGGTTTTTTAGTTGGAGCAAAAGAATACATAGATAAGCACAACTCCGTTACTGATATTGACAGAGCTGCTCATCATATAAATACTGAAATGTTTAATGGAATGGAATTCGACGCAACGATGTTACGTATTGCTTCCATGAACCTTTATTTGCACGGGGTTGAAGAACCAAATATCATTGATGTAGATGCCGTTAGTAAAGACAACACCATTTCAGATGCCTACACCTTGGTGCTCGCAAATCCTCCCTTTAAAGGAACAATTGATAAAGACAGTATTTCTGCAGGTTTGAAAAACGTAACCGATACTTCAAAAACCGAATTGTTGTTCCTTGCACTTATGTTGCGCCAGTTGAAATCAGGCGGACGCTGCGCGGTCATTGTTCCAGATGGCGTATTGTTTGGAAGTGGAAAAGCACACAAAAGTATTCGTGAAGAAATTGTAGCCAACAACAAATTGGAAGCCGTTATTTCTATGCCAAGTGGGGTGTTTAAACCATACGCAGGTGTAAGCACAGCAATAATGATATTTACCAAAACGGAAACAGGTGGTACAGACAATGTTTGGTTTTACGATATGCAAGCGGATGGTAAATCTTTGGACGACAAACGAAATGTGCTAGTTTCGGAAGAAATATTTGATGCTTTTGCCTTTGGAGATGTTTCAGAAACTTTGACGAAAGAACGAATTGCAACCCTTCACGATAAATTCAATTTACCGGATATTATTTCACGCTACCCGAATCGTTACAGGGAAAACAGAAAACGCACCGAACAAAGTTTCATGGTACCTTTTTCTGAAATAAAAACCAATGAGTGGAATTTGAGTATTAACCGCTATAAGGAAATTGTGTACGAGGAAGTGAAGTATGATGAGCCGCAGGTGATTATTAACCGAATTGACTCGCTTGAAAACGATAGAAAATATTTGATGTCAAATTTAACGTCACTTTTGAAATGA
- a CDS encoding restriction endonuclease subunit S encodes MKIDLDFIPKGWKKVKIPKVLFFQEGPGVRNWQFTESGVKLLNVGNINNGKVDLNSTSIHLSDEEANGKYSHFLVDEGDLLIACSGIVVSNFHNKIAIAEKSHLPLCLNTSTMRFKSIESKIDLNYFKYYLQTVYFTAQLQKLITGSAQLNFGPSHIKKIDILLPPLETQKRIAQILDDGQALKQKTELLLKEYDALAQSIFMDMFGDPVRNPNTWKKVKLEKLCGVGSSKRVFVEDLVESGVPFYRGTEVGSLGAGLEINPKLFITKKHYEELKTHTGVPKVGDLLLPSICPDGRIFRVISENPFYFKDGRVLWIKVNQEKINSVYLKTLLKSIFYSNYSNIASGSTFAELKIFALKKIDLLLPDIKLQNLFAEKIELIDKQKELAKQELKESEDLFNCLLQKAFKGELV; translated from the coding sequence ATGAAGATTGACCTCGATTTTATTCCAAAAGGGTGGAAAAAAGTAAAAATACCTAAAGTACTTTTCTTTCAGGAAGGCCCAGGGGTTAGAAACTGGCAATTTACTGAATCTGGTGTAAAACTTTTAAATGTTGGTAATATCAACAATGGAAAAGTTGATTTGAATTCGACAAGCATTCATTTGTCAGATGAAGAAGCGAATGGAAAATACAGTCATTTTCTAGTTGATGAAGGTGATCTTTTAATTGCATGTTCTGGAATTGTAGTGAGTAATTTTCACAATAAAATTGCTATCGCTGAAAAATCTCATTTGCCACTTTGTCTTAACACGAGTACGATGAGATTCAAATCAATTGAAAGTAAGATAGATTTGAATTATTTTAAATATTATTTGCAAACTGTTTATTTCACTGCTCAATTACAAAAACTGATCACGGGTTCCGCACAATTAAACTTTGGGCCTAGCCACATCAAAAAAATAGATATTCTTCTCCCTCCCCTTGAAACCCAAAAGCGAATAGCCCAAATTTTAGACGATGGGCAAGCGCTTAAACAAAAAACTGAGCTTTTATTAAAAGAATATGATGCTTTAGCGCAATCCATTTTTATGGATATGTTTGGGGATCCGGTCAGGAATCCTAACACTTGGAAAAAGGTGAAACTTGAAAAATTATGTGGAGTTGGTTCCAGTAAAAGAGTTTTTGTTGAAGATCTTGTTGAGTCTGGTGTTCCTTTTTATCGAGGAACGGAGGTTGGGAGTCTTGGTGCTGGTTTAGAAATAAATCCAAAATTGTTTATTACTAAAAAACATTACGAAGAACTAAAAACACACACTGGTGTCCCAAAAGTCGGTGATTTATTATTACCATCTATTTGTCCAGATGGAAGAATTTTTAGAGTAATAAGTGAGAATCCTTTCTACTTTAAAGACGGACGCGTTTTATGGATAAAAGTTAACCAGGAGAAAATAAATAGTGTCTATTTAAAAACTCTTTTAAAATCAATTTTTTATTCAAACTATTCAAATATTGCTTCTGGTTCAACATTCGCTGAGTTGAAAATTTTTGCACTTAAAAAAATTGATTTATTACTTCCTGATATTAAACTCCAAAACCTCTTCGCTGAAAAAATAGAATTAATCGATAAACAGAAAGAACTCGCAAAACAGGAGTTAAAGGAAAGTGAGGATTTGTTCAACTGCCTCTTGCAAAAGGCCTTTAAAGGAGAATTGGTGTAA
- a CDS encoding DEAD/DEAH box helicase family protein — protein sequence MNSNFQFLKTEWSEFHQRAAKAEQLVITDPRTSLTYSRMALEIAVNWMFTNDSDLTLPYDTSLNSLMKSYEFKNQFPIKLYNEIDLIRKVGNLAIHNKPVSESDSDAIISSLYYFSKWFAKSYSKENCAVPSLFDGNHIPTEGEATLSKKQLEKLQIKFNTDLDSFQEKLKQTTEKNKQLEDENQLFKLQIEELQALISTNKKLATKEDEVLNIRNEADTRKYYIDVSLREAGWDLSGINDKEFKVEFMPQSTNKSETGFVDYVLWDDDGKPLGIVEAKKSLENARLGENQAQLYADSLELMFGQRPVMFYTNGFETYIWDDLFYKAARPINGFYTKQELQTLLFRRKNRQDIRYETIDNSIAGRTYQMRAIKSIAEHFAGTDKITGELIGTNRGSLLVLATGTGKTRTSIAFSKLMLQANWAKRILFLADRKSLVSQAKRNFVKLLPDHKSVNLLDEKDNVEARFAFSTYQTMMGLIDGSRDKEKRFYGVGHFDLIIVDEAHRSIYKKYQAIFEYFDALFLGLTATPKDSIDHNTYEVFGLPDKSPTDAYTFDEAVENKHLVPYKTIELSTKFLTSGIKYSDLSASEKEAFEEDILEGEEATGNEWVESSALNNWLFNKDTALKTLEKIIEFGIKKRGGEELGKTIIFAKNKKHAHFLKDMFMELDKELYGNDYVKVITHGEPKAEEFIERFCDEEKERLPQIVISVDMMDTGIDAPSCVNLVFYKPVKSYAKFWQMIGRGSRLRPDLFGPENDKTHFLIFDLCGNFEFFTENPQGIEGSHQKSLSEVVFNLRLQLAQYLKEGKFASIEVLQEYRTELLDNLFHEVNTLDVNRFDVRMKLKTVLDYSAENRELWNHLDKKDISIIESVLAPLIKPSKGDSDLARFYDKLLYSLMIKRLETPQNDRFMDDFNNAISKVAVVSKKLLRKTAIPEVKSKEKLIIMPLDQLFWENDGISHLEKIRSGIRDIVKYIDFEDQKYITSNFEDVIYISDMKDSHIPNVAETGGFYSINKFRLEEIIRENSHHITIERIRKGESITESELQELETILWSKKIDKSKIENEIGAPLNLVQFIVNLMGLDEVKVNQAFADFINEYQLTSVQIQFLNTIKLFLTKNGKIDPYKLYDAPFKNFHSMGIDGVFDQQQSGHIFKIIEHLNNTSHSA from the coding sequence ATGAATTCAAATTTTCAGTTCTTAAAGACCGAGTGGTCAGAGTTTCATCAACGTGCTGCTAAAGCAGAGCAGTTGGTAATAACCGATCCACGTACTTCGCTTACCTATTCGCGAATGGCTCTTGAAATAGCTGTAAATTGGATGTTTACAAATGATTCTGATTTAACCCTCCCATACGATACTTCCTTAAACTCCTTAATGAAGAGTTACGAGTTTAAGAATCAGTTTCCTATTAAACTCTACAATGAAATAGACTTGATTCGAAAAGTTGGAAATCTAGCAATTCACAATAAACCAGTTTCAGAATCTGACTCAGATGCTATCATTTCAAGCTTATATTATTTTTCAAAGTGGTTTGCTAAATCATACAGCAAAGAAAATTGTGCAGTCCCAAGTCTTTTTGATGGGAATCATATTCCAACAGAAGGCGAAGCTACATTATCGAAAAAGCAGTTGGAAAAACTTCAAATCAAATTCAATACTGATTTAGATAGTTTCCAAGAAAAACTGAAACAAACAACAGAGAAAAACAAACAGTTGGAAGATGAAAACCAACTATTCAAATTACAAATTGAGGAACTTCAAGCACTGATTTCAACGAATAAAAAACTAGCTACCAAAGAAGACGAAGTTCTCAATATTAGAAATGAAGCAGACACTCGAAAATATTACATCGATGTATCATTACGAGAAGCTGGTTGGGATTTAAGTGGTATAAATGACAAAGAATTCAAAGTGGAATTTATGCCCCAATCTACTAATAAATCGGAAACTGGTTTTGTAGATTATGTGCTTTGGGATGATGATGGCAAGCCATTAGGGATAGTTGAAGCCAAGAAAAGTTTAGAAAATGCTCGTTTAGGTGAAAACCAAGCGCAATTATACGCCGATAGTTTAGAACTTATGTTCGGCCAACGTCCAGTAATGTTTTACACCAACGGCTTTGAAACTTACATTTGGGACGATCTATTCTACAAAGCAGCTCGTCCAATAAATGGTTTCTATACGAAGCAAGAATTACAAACCTTGCTGTTTCGCAGAAAAAACCGCCAAGACATTCGTTATGAAACAATTGACAATTCAATTGCAGGTAGAACTTATCAAATGCGGGCTATCAAAAGTATTGCTGAACACTTTGCCGGTACAGATAAAATAACGGGTGAACTTATTGGTACAAACCGTGGATCATTATTAGTACTAGCAACTGGTACAGGTAAAACAAGAACTTCAATTGCTTTCTCAAAATTGATGCTTCAAGCGAATTGGGCAAAAAGAATATTGTTTCTAGCAGATCGAAAAAGTCTAGTGAGTCAAGCAAAAAGGAATTTTGTTAAATTACTTCCAGACCATAAAAGTGTCAATCTATTGGATGAAAAAGACAATGTTGAAGCGCGCTTTGCATTCTCCACTTATCAAACAATGATGGGGTTAATAGATGGCTCAAGAGACAAAGAAAAAAGGTTTTATGGTGTTGGTCATTTTGACCTAATTATTGTTGACGAAGCACACAGATCCATTTACAAAAAATATCAAGCTATTTTTGAATATTTTGACGCCCTTTTTCTTGGACTAACTGCAACTCCAAAAGACAGTATAGACCATAACACGTATGAAGTTTTTGGTTTACCCGACAAATCTCCAACAGACGCATATACCTTTGATGAAGCCGTTGAAAACAAACATCTAGTTCCGTACAAAACAATCGAATTATCTACTAAATTTCTAACATCAGGCATAAAGTATTCTGATTTGTCTGCAAGTGAAAAAGAAGCATTTGAAGAAGATATTCTCGAAGGTGAAGAGGCAACAGGTAACGAATGGGTAGAAAGTTCAGCGTTAAATAATTGGCTATTTAATAAGGATACCGCATTAAAAACCCTGGAGAAAATCATTGAATTTGGAATTAAAAAAAGGGGTGGTGAAGAACTAGGGAAAACTATCATTTTCGCTAAAAACAAAAAGCACGCGCACTTTTTAAAAGACATGTTCATGGAATTGGATAAGGAACTCTACGGGAATGATTATGTGAAAGTGATCACTCATGGTGAACCTAAGGCCGAAGAATTCATAGAGCGTTTTTGTGATGAAGAAAAAGAACGTCTTCCACAAATCGTTATTTCAGTAGATATGATGGATACTGGAATTGATGCACCTTCTTGTGTAAATTTAGTGTTTTATAAACCCGTTAAATCGTATGCTAAATTCTGGCAAATGATTGGACGTGGCTCTCGATTACGACCAGATTTATTCGGTCCAGAAAATGATAAGACCCATTTCTTGATATTTGACCTTTGTGGTAATTTTGAGTTTTTCACTGAAAATCCTCAAGGAATTGAAGGCTCACACCAAAAAAGTTTATCAGAAGTAGTGTTCAATCTTCGCCTGCAGTTAGCGCAGTATCTGAAGGAAGGTAAATTCGCCAGCATTGAAGTGTTGCAGGAATACCGTACAGAGTTGTTAGACAACTTGTTTCATGAAGTCAATACTTTGGATGTAAATCGTTTTGATGTTCGAATGAAATTAAAAACAGTACTGGATTATTCAGCTGAAAATAGAGAATTATGGAATCATTTAGATAAAAAAGACATTTCCATAATCGAAAGTGTTTTAGCGCCATTAATTAAACCGTCAAAAGGTGATTCCGATTTAGCACGTTTTTATGATAAACTGCTTTATAGTTTAATGATTAAACGTTTGGAAACGCCACAAAATGATCGTTTCATGGATGATTTTAACAACGCTATTTCCAAAGTTGCAGTTGTTTCCAAAAAACTACTTCGTAAAACAGCAATTCCAGAGGTAAAAAGCAAAGAGAAATTGATAATAATGCCATTAGACCAATTGTTTTGGGAAAACGATGGCATAAGTCATTTAGAAAAAATAAGAAGCGGCATTCGAGATATAGTAAAATACATAGATTTTGAAGATCAAAAATACATTACGAGTAATTTTGAAGATGTGATCTATATCTCAGATATGAAAGATAGTCACATTCCGAATGTTGCAGAAACTGGCGGTTTTTATAGCATTAATAAATTCCGTTTAGAAGAGATTATTCGCGAAAACAGTCATCACATAACCATAGAAAGAATTCGAAAAGGTGAATCAATAACTGAATCCGAATTACAGGAATTGGAAACCATTCTTTGGTCTAAGAAAATCGATAAGAGTAAAATTGAAAATGAAATAGGAGCACCATTAAACTTAGTTCAATTCATTGTAAATTTAATGGGATTAGATGAGGTTAAAGTGAACCAGGCATTCGCAGATTTTATCAATGAATATCAATTGACCTCTGTTCAGATTCAATTCTTAAACACAATAAAATTGTTCTTAACTAAAAACGGAAAGATCGATCCCTACAAATTATATGATGCTCCATTCAAAAATTTCCATTCAATGGGTATTGATGGTGTTTTTGATCAACAGCAATCAGGTCACATTTTTAAAATCATAGAACACCTAAACAACACTAGCCATAGCGCTTGA
- a CDS encoding endonuclease/exonuclease/phosphatase family protein, giving the protein MKITTWNLQHGGGKRINSIITSLKENIDTDLFILTEFRNNSGSELLKRELIESGYTCLYTVDCPPTVNSVLIASKTEFSSTSFEELEEHKNRIIKLENSSFTIYGCYFPLNEHKRKVFEFLLNEIDKNTTKNIIITGDYNTGKHFQDEKGATFIDSGYLNKFEEKGLIDVWRNLNPDKKEYSWYSSAGNGFRLDHFYIHSQLNDQVVNCYYEHKYRENKISDHSMMSLVMSKR; this is encoded by the coding sequence ATGAAAATCACAACTTGGAATTTACAACATGGAGGTGGGAAAAGGATTAACTCTATTATTACTTCTCTAAAGGAGAATATCGACACTGACTTGTTTATCCTAACTGAATTCAGAAACAATTCGGGAAGTGAATTACTCAAGCGCGAGTTAATTGAATCCGGCTATACTTGTTTGTATACTGTAGACTGTCCTCCAACTGTGAATTCTGTTTTGATTGCAAGTAAAACAGAATTTTCTTCTACATCTTTTGAAGAATTGGAAGAGCATAAAAACCGAATAATCAAACTAGAAAATTCGTCATTTACTATTTATGGCTGTTATTTCCCTTTGAACGAACATAAGCGAAAGGTGTTCGAATTTTTACTAAATGAAATTGACAAAAACACCACCAAAAACATAATAATCACAGGTGATTACAATACAGGTAAACATTTTCAGGATGAAAAGGGCGCAACCTTTATTGATTCGGGTTATCTAAACAAGTTTGAGGAAAAAGGATTAATTGATGTTTGGAGAAATCTAAATCCAGATAAAAAGGAGTATTCTTGGTATAGTAGTGCTGGTAATGGCTTCAGACTAGACCATTTTTATATTCACAGTCAACTTAATGATCAAGTTGTAAATTGTTATTATGAGCACAAATACCGAGAAAATAAAATTAGTGATCATTCAATGATGTCCTTAGTAATGTCAAAACGATAA
- a CDS encoding DUF2130 domain-containing protein has protein sequence MENNKSVKCPNCQEVFKVDDSVFSDIVKQVRDTQFQEEITQRLAAAENEKKAAIELTKAQTNAGFQEQLAKKELEIAELKLKNKSELVDESAKKEETIRQLQSKLELAETQKKLELSEATSKVEKEKDRLQNELNSKNTEKELLEKSLKEQFHNQLLAKDEMLGLKDGEIERLKDYKQKLSTKMLGESLEQHCEIEFNKLRATAFQSAYFEKDNDASEGTKGDYIFKENDLHGNEIVSIMFEMKNENDQTSTKKKNDDFLAKLDKDRKAKGCEYAVLVTLLEADSEYYNTGIVDVSHKYDKMYIIRPQFFIQLITLLRNSGFKSLQYKAEINHIRSQNLDITHFEDKINAFKDGFAKNYELANKKFTTAIEEIDKTISHLQKTKDALLSSDRNLKLANEKAEGLTIKKLTHNNPTMKEKFDNLNNSVQQ, from the coding sequence ATGGAAAATAATAAGTCAGTAAAATGTCCGAATTGCCAAGAAGTATTTAAGGTAGATGATTCCGTTTTTTCGGATATAGTAAAGCAAGTGCGTGACACTCAATTTCAAGAAGAAATTACCCAAAGATTGGCAGCTGCTGAAAATGAAAAAAAGGCAGCAATTGAACTGACTAAAGCGCAAACAAATGCAGGTTTTCAAGAGCAATTAGCCAAGAAGGAACTGGAAATTGCTGAGCTAAAACTGAAAAACAAATCAGAACTCGTGGATGAGTCAGCTAAAAAAGAAGAAACCATTCGTCAGTTACAATCGAAATTAGAACTCGCTGAAACACAGAAAAAATTAGAACTTTCTGAAGCTACGAGTAAAGTGGAAAAGGAAAAAGACAGACTGCAAAATGAACTAAACAGCAAGAATACTGAAAAGGAGTTGTTAGAAAAGTCCCTAAAGGAACAGTTCCATAATCAATTGCTTGCCAAAGATGAAATGCTGGGTTTAAAGGATGGTGAAATAGAACGACTAAAAGATTACAAGCAAAAGCTTTCTACTAAAATGCTTGGAGAATCTCTTGAACAACATTGTGAAATTGAGTTCAATAAGCTGCGCGCAACTGCTTTTCAAAGTGCTTATTTCGAGAAAGACAATGATGCGTCTGAAGGCACAAAAGGGGACTACATTTTCAAAGAAAACGACCTACATGGTAATGAAATAGTTTCCATCATGTTCGAAATGAAAAATGAGAACGACCAAACGAGCACCAAAAAGAAAAACGATGATTTTCTAGCGAAACTAGACAAAGACCGTAAAGCGAAAGGATGTGAATATGCGGTTCTAGTGACCTTGTTAGAGGCAGATAGCGAATATTACAATACCGGAATTGTAGATGTATCACATAAGTATGATAAAATGTACATCATTCGTCCTCAGTTCTTTATTCAACTCATTACCTTGTTGCGCAATTCTGGATTTAAATCCCTTCAATACAAAGCTGAAATAAATCACATACGGAGTCAAAACCTTGACATCACGCATTTTGAAGACAAAATAAACGCTTTTAAAGATGGCTTTGCAAAAAACTATGAGTTAGCAAACAAGAAGTTTACTACCGCAATTGAAGAGATTGATAAAACAATTTCACACCTGCAAAAAACAAAGGATGCGCTACTGTCCTCGGATAGAAACCTTAAATTAGCAAACGAAAAGGCCGAAGGGTTAACCATAAAAAAGTTAACCCACAACAACCCAACAATGAAGGAGAAGTTTGATAATCTGAATAACAGCGTACAACAATGA